From the Cucurbita pepo subsp. pepo cultivar mu-cu-16 chromosome LG05, ASM280686v2, whole genome shotgun sequence genome, one window contains:
- the LOC111795420 gene encoding casein kinase II subunit beta-2-like isoform X1 gives MHRDRGALAGAGAGASKLEVTPLDRKRINEALDKQLERSSPSTSRAVLNGKDKPSAAQSLLMVKPPSDQRDSRPSSLSKTNCSEESETDSEDSDVSGSDGDDTSWISWFCNLRGNEFFCEVDDDYIQDDFNLCGLSSQVPYYDYALDLILDVESSNGDMFTEEQNELIESAAEMLYGLIHARYILTSKGMAAMLDKFKNYDFGRCPRVYCCGQPCLPVGQSDIPRASTVKIYCPRCEDVYYPRSKYQGNIDGAYFGTTFSHLFLMTYGHLKPQKAIQSYVPRVFGFKIHKP, from the exons ATGCACCGTGACCGAGGTGCGCTTGCCGGCGCCGGCGCCGGCGCTTCCAAGTTGGAGGTTACTCCTCTCGATCGGAAGCGTATCAACGAGGCTCTCGATAAGCAGCTCGAGCGATCCTCCCCCTCCACTTCTCGCGCGGTCCTTAACGGCAAGGATAAGCCCTCCGCGGCTCAGTCGTTGTTAATGGTGAAGCCGCCGTCTGATCAGAGAGACTCTCGTCCTTCGTCTCTATCTAAGACCAACTGTTCTG AAGAGTCTGAGACTGACAGTGAAGATTCAGATGTCAGTGGATCTGATGGTGATGATACATCTTGGATTTCGTGGTTTTGTAATCTGCGAGGAAACGAGTTCTTTTGTGAAGTGGATGATGACTATATACAAGACGACTTCAACCTTTGTGGGTTAAGCAGCCAAGTTCCATACTATGATTATGctcttgatttgattttggaCGTTGAGTCCTCTAATG GTGATATGTTTACAGAGGAACAGAATGAACTAATTGAATCTGCAGCTGAAATGCTTTATGGTCTAATTCATGCGAGATACATATTGACAAGTAAAGGCATGGCTGCTATG CTGGACAAGTTCAAGAATTATGACTTTGGGAGATGCCCTAGAGTTTACTGCTGTGGACAACCCTGTCTTCCTGTTGGTCAATCAGATATTCCTAGAGCAAGCACCGTCAAAATATACTGTCCAAGATGTGAGGATGTTTATTATCCTCGATCGAAATATCAAGGTA ACATTGATGGAGCTTACTTCGGAACTACATTTTCTCACCTCTTTCTGATGACATATGGACACCTTAAGCCGCAAAAAGCCATTCAGAGCTACGTTCCAAGAGTGTTTGGATTCAAGATCCACAAGCCATGA
- the LOC111795420 gene encoding casein kinase II subunit beta-2-like isoform X2 — translation MHRDRGALAGAGAGASKLEVTPLDRKRINEALDKQLERSSPSTSRAVLNGKDKPSAAQSLLMVKPPSDQRDSRPSSLSKTNCSEESETDSEDSDVSGSDGDDTSWISWFCNLRGNEFFCEVDDDYIQDDFNLCGLSSQVPYYDYALDLILDVESSNGDMFTEEQNELIESAAEMLYGLIHARYILTSKGMAAMLDKFKNYDFGRCPRVYCCGQPCLPVGQSDIPRASTVKIYCPRCEDVYYPRSKYQDIDGAYFGTTFSHLFLMTYGHLKPQKAIQSYVPRVFGFKIHKP, via the exons ATGCACCGTGACCGAGGTGCGCTTGCCGGCGCCGGCGCCGGCGCTTCCAAGTTGGAGGTTACTCCTCTCGATCGGAAGCGTATCAACGAGGCTCTCGATAAGCAGCTCGAGCGATCCTCCCCCTCCACTTCTCGCGCGGTCCTTAACGGCAAGGATAAGCCCTCCGCGGCTCAGTCGTTGTTAATGGTGAAGCCGCCGTCTGATCAGAGAGACTCTCGTCCTTCGTCTCTATCTAAGACCAACTGTTCTG AAGAGTCTGAGACTGACAGTGAAGATTCAGATGTCAGTGGATCTGATGGTGATGATACATCTTGGATTTCGTGGTTTTGTAATCTGCGAGGAAACGAGTTCTTTTGTGAAGTGGATGATGACTATATACAAGACGACTTCAACCTTTGTGGGTTAAGCAGCCAAGTTCCATACTATGATTATGctcttgatttgattttggaCGTTGAGTCCTCTAATG GTGATATGTTTACAGAGGAACAGAATGAACTAATTGAATCTGCAGCTGAAATGCTTTATGGTCTAATTCATGCGAGATACATATTGACAAGTAAAGGCATGGCTGCTATG CTGGACAAGTTCAAGAATTATGACTTTGGGAGATGCCCTAGAGTTTACTGCTGTGGACAACCCTGTCTTCCTGTTGGTCAATCAGATATTCCTAGAGCAAGCACCGTCAAAATATACTGTCCAAGATGTGAGGATGTTTATTATCCTCGATCGAAATATCAAG ACATTGATGGAGCTTACTTCGGAACTACATTTTCTCACCTCTTTCTGATGACATATGGACACCTTAAGCCGCAAAAAGCCATTCAGAGCTACGTTCCAAGAGTGTTTGGATTCAAGATCCACAAGCCATGA
- the LOC111795464 gene encoding decapping nuclease DXO homolog, chloroplastic, whose translation MDFSEQDVDIFGEELENEGNNDNDNDNHDRDAARSSSQSSSSSSSSSSSDSSSSNASDGGDSSSGGSGSASSAEEEDEEKGEEVQQNQDRGNLGYEDRDLFGSDNEEYCKTLAASPYPVPVLPAARSNNNHARGTFGRGRWGNDRGSGLLPRPGPFPQRHGFGGYGSKFSNGRHDERFVSDMKLTKSEETLARKCIAFQEPCELACYSRVEGGDVYFDDRSLRLFKRFITEDIGADLNEGFDTFIEKKDLGSQGFGDLLACIRDKNIPLQNIHFVTFRNNLNKILATAYIRHEPWEMGVHKRNGVVYLDVHKLPERPQSELERRRCYWGYCFESLATEDPRRGDGEGIHHVDANAEYCAVIKTKLGAHRILMGAEMDCCDSTDEGRRFYVELKTSRELDQRTEEKYEREKLLKFWIQSFLAGVPYIIIGFRNDAGQLVRTERLRTKDITQRVKMKNYWQGGVCLAFADEVLCWLYGTVKENEDYILQFANPFTRLELLQASSCPDAITHHMDLL comes from the exons ATGGATTTCTCCGAGCAAGATGTAGATATATTCGGTGAAGAGTTGGAAAACGAAGGCAACAACGACAACGACAACGACAACCATGACCGTGATGCTGCTCGGTCCTCCTCTCAATCTTCGtcctcttcgtcttcttcgtcttcttcggATTCTTCATCGTCCAATGCTAGCGATGGAGGCGACAGTAGTAGTGGAGGTAGTGGGAGTGCGAGTAgtgctgaagaagaagacgaggaaAAAGGCGAAGAAGTTCAGCAGAATCAAGATAGGGGGAATCTGGGGTATGAGGATAGAGATCTGTTTGGTTCTGATAATGAGGAATATTGTAAAACACTTGCTGCTAGTCCTTATCCTGTGCCAG TCTTACCTGCGGCAAGGAGTAACAACAACCATGCTAGAGGAACATTTGGGCGAGGTCGTTGGGGGAATGATAGAGGGTCAGGTCTCCTTCCACGTCCTGGACCATTTCCCCAAAGGCATGGTTTTGGTGGCTATGGATCAAAGTTTTCAAATGGGCGTCATGATGAACGCTTCGTCTCAGACATGAAGCTTACTAAAAGTGAAGAAACACTGGCGAGGAAGTGTATTGCTTTTCAGGAG CCTTGTGAACTTGCTTGCTATAGTCGTGTTGAAGGTGGAGATGTGTACTTTGATGATCGCAGCTTG AGACTGTTTAAGCGCTTCATTACTGAAGACATTGGAGCTGATTTGAACGAAGGTTTTGACACTTTTATTGAGAAGAAAG ACTTAGGTTCTCAGGGTTTTGGTGACCTCCTTGCTTGCATTAGGGACAAAAACATTCCTCttcaaaacattcattttgtG ACTTTCCGTAACAATCTTAACAAG ATATTGGCTACTGCTTATATTCGTCACGAGCCTTGGGAAATGGGTGTGCATAAAAGAAATGGTGTTGTGTACCTTGATGTGCATAAATTACCAGAAAGACCACAAAGTGAACTGGAGCGTCGAAG GTGTTATTGGGGTTACTGTTTTGAGAGCCTTGCTACGGAGGACCCAAGAAGAGGTGATGGAGAAGGGATCCATCATGTAGATGCAAATGCTGAATATTGTGCTGTGATCAAAACCAAATTAGGTGCCCATCGCATTCTGATGGGTGCTGAAATGGATTGCTGTGATTCAACTGATGAGGGAAGGAGGTTTTatgttgaactaaaaacaaGTCGTGAG TTGGATCAGCGGactgaagaaaaatatgagagagagaaattgctTAAATTCTGG aTACAATCATTCTTAGCTGGGGTACCATATATCATTATCGGATTCAG GAATGATGCTGGCCAACTAGTCCGCACAGAAAGATTGAGAACTAAAGACATAACACAGagagtgaaaatgaagaactatTGGCAG GGAGGAGTCTGTCTGGCCTTTGCTGATGAAGTGTTATGCTGGCTTTATGGAACAGTCAAAGAAA ATGAAGATTACATATTGCAGTTTGCAAATCCTTTCACTCGTTTAGAGCTTCTTCAAGCCTCCTCGTGCCCGGACGCTATCACTCATCACATGGATCTATTGTAG
- the LOC111794578 gene encoding SNF2 domain-containing protein CLASSY 4-like: MVDSVAKRTRLRRAMAREEHLEQRKKRRKKSRDSASDNVRGQFSSGGFRDRGKWVNASENCSVNRRMEVEKVAISVDSEEESVEEIDAVMFGREGGDSVTFVGSESSGLKNVKGFGTKGNVDVIDLENEVIFLDEEGFDSVNSNCSISKSAAAAAKGGDFTCLDLDNEDGSSGLISSGKGKGALEISPNKSMGESNCLNSNCFESGGCSYSTEPACCPDDAVDESTESGASSNEEESDELSDENYELEESEESISESSSSSENEENNGSYCVEAGSRRERKESRKRIEVIEGGLKRRKAYGLDILADLDKDDHNFDYENGNVKVREQVNCVARRTRSRYVWKVKKMNNDLGTVSQPLCIDEEGSDFEGNEKEIHSSSRHDSGDSCDSDSDSDRGRGRGHGRACDRDHDHDHDRGRGRGRGRDSDRDRTADDGIYKPRAWSSGIKKRTQFNNQSDDVILSEKNDDHTNKVENFHGGSKLWDSKSSPETDKHKRSEDCEDFQKVHPKNFHEFDSIIKTKGHSACKNLDVFNILVDSIVADKELPSDDLDSRTSPLSHCPEMPLPLKFNFRFEEPHLPEKLEEEKEMDKLWAELDFALRSSEIGAVDSNTVENEDAFLSKLDQADLCLRGDHQLILDEQIGLRCTRCSYVKLEIKDILPSFGTNPSGKSQKKESGSFEHVRFDDLQQEFDRDPHDISDSRYHVGRTVWDIIPGIRESMYPHQREGFEFIWENIAGGIYLDELRKINGLNKGSGCIVSHAPGTGKTRLTIVFLQTYMELNPTCRPIIIAPSSMLLTWEEEFLKWKVGIPFHNLNKRDFTLKENFSALKFLMQASPSGQTVENVRLVKLLSWKKEKSILGVSYRLFERLAGVRKNSKCDKVRNVLLELPDLVVFDEGHIPRNDDSLIWMALSKIKTERRIILSGTPFQNNFTEFSNTLRLARPNFADVCKSGDNECPDKKRGRPKHISRGKWDLLISSIDRTSENLPESPELREIRALISPFVHVYRGNILREKLPGLRKSIVILRPAELQKRYLESIVGNNSFEVEYAESLISVHPSLKLKCDKEDFDTDKEMLEKVRLNPELGVKIQFLLEIIRLSEALNEKVLVFSQYIEPLSFIDENLKFHFNWNEGVEVFHMDGKRDIKKRQALINTFNDPTSEVRVLLASTKACSEGINLVGASRVVLLDVVWNPSVERQAVCRAFRLGQKKVVYVYHLITSGTREEEKYSRQMKKDRLSELVFSPEQSSNQVKVSSTDLDDRILEAVLQHEKLKNIFERIAYQSKQSSMNGNFGLAD, from the exons ATGGTGGACTCCGTAGCGAAGAGAACGAGGCTGAGGCGAGCAATGGCTAGAGAGGAGCATTTGGAGCAGAGGAAGAAGCGTAGGAAGAAGAGCAGGGATTCCGCTAGTGACAATGTTCGAGGTCAATTTTCGAGCGGAGGATTTCGTGATCGAGGCAAGTGGGTTAATGCTTCTGAAAATTGTAGTGTTAATCGTCGAATGGAGGTAGAAAAAGTGGCTATAAGTGTTGATAGCGAGGAGGAGAGCGTCGAGGAGATTGATGCTGTTATGTTTGGTAGAGAAGGTGGGGATTCGGTCACATTTGTAGGTTCTGAGAGTTCGGGGTTGAAGAATGTGAAAGGATTTGGTACGAAGGGGAATGTTGATGTAATCGATTTAGAGAATGAGGTGATTTTTCTTGACGAGGAGGGTTTTGATTCTGTGAATTCGAACTGTTCGATTTCTAAGtcagctgctgctgctgcgaAGGGCGGGGATTTCACTTGCCTTGATTTGGATAACGAAGATGGTAGCAGTGGCTTGATTTCATCTGGCAAGGGAAAGGGTGCTTTAGAGATATCTCCAAATAAAAGCATGGGAGAAAGTAATTGCTTGAATTCTAATTGCTTTGAGAGTGGAGGTTGCTCGTACAGCACTGAGCCCGCGTGTTGTCCTGATGATGCTGTTGATGAGTCCACTGAATCGGGAGCATCATCAAATGAAGAGGAGTCTGACGAATTGAGTGACGAGAATTATGAATTAGAAGAATCAGAAGAGTCAATTTCAGAGTCCTCTAGTAGTTCAGAAAACGAGGAAAATAATGGAAGTTACTGTGTAGAAGCAGGAAgtagaagggaaagaaaggaaagcaGGAAAAGGATAGAAGTTATTGAAGGTGGACTAAAGAGACGTAAAGCTTATGGATTGGACATATTGGCTGATCTTGACAAGGACGATCATAACTTTGATTACGAAAATGGAAATGTTAAGGTTCGTGAGCAGGTGAATTGTGTTGCACGAAGAACCCGTTCACGCTACGTTTGGAAGGTTAAAAAGATGAATAATGATCTTGGAACTGTCAGTCAGCCACTCTGTATTGATGAGGAAGGGTCAGACTTTGAGGGCAATGAGAAAGAAATACATTCTTCGTCAAGGCATGACAGTGGAGATTCTTGTGATAGTGACAGCGATAGCGATCGTGGTCGTGGTCGTGGTCATGGTCGAGCTTGTGATCGTGATCATGATCATGATCATGATCGTGGTCGTGGTCGTGGTCGAGGTCGTGATAGTGATCGTGATCGTACTGCTGATGATGGAATTTACAAGCCAAGAGCCTGGAGTAGTGGTATTAAAAAGAGAACTCAGTTCAACAATCAAAGTGATGATGTTATCTTATcagaaaaaaatgatgatcATACAAACAAGGTCGAGAATTTTCATGGGGGTAGTAAACTTTGGGATAGTAAAAGTTCTCCTGAAACAGATAAACACAAACGGAGTGAAGACTGTGAAGATTTTCAGAAGGTTCACCCAAAGAATTTCCATGAGTTTGATAGTATTATCAAAACAAAAGGCCACAGTGCCTGCAAAAATCTTGATGTTTTCAATATTCTTGTAGATTCCATAGTTGCAGACAAAGAACTGCCTTCAGATGATTTAGATTCTCGTACAAGTCCACTCTCCCATTGTCCTGAGATGCCTCTTCCTTTGAAGTTCAATTTTAGATTTGAGGAACCACATCTTCCAGAGAAgttagaggaagaaaaagaaatggataaACTGTGGGCTGAGCTTGACTTTGCTCTCAGATCCAGCGAGATTGGTGCGGTGGATTCTAATACA gttgaaaatgaagatgcCTTTCTTTCAAAGCTTGACCAAGCGGATCTTTGTCTTCGTGGGGATCATCAGCTGATACTTGATGAACAAATCGGACTTAGATGCACACGTTGTTCATATGTCAAATTGGAAATCAAAGATATTCTACCTTCTTTT GGTACAAATCCATCTGGAAAGTCGCAGAAGAAGGAATCTGGCTCATTTGAGCATGTTAGATTTGATGACCTTCAACAGGAATTTGATCGTGACCCCCATGACATATCTGATTCACGATATCATGTTGGACGTACAGTGTGGGATATCATTCCCGGTATAAGGGAGAGCATGTATCCACATCAGCGTGAAGGCTTTGAATTTATTTGGGAAAATATAGCTGGTGGAATTTATCTTGATGagttaagaaaaataaacggCTTAAACAAGGGGAGTGGATGCATTGTATCACATGCTCCTGGAACAGGAAAAACTCGTCTAACAATTGTTTTTCTTCAGACATACATGGAACTAAATCCAACGTGCCGGCCTATAATTATTGCACCTAGCAGCATGCTCCTTACCTGGGAAGAGGAGTTTTTGAAGTGGAAGGTTGGCATTCCCTTTCATAACCTGAACAAGCGAGATTTTACTCTCAAGGAGAATTTTTCAGCTCTTAAGTTCTTGATGCAAGCTTCTCCATCAGGACAAACTGTGGAGAATGTACGGCTTGTAAAACTGCTTTCCtggaaaaaggagaaaagcaTTTTGGGAGTTAGTTACAGATTGTTTGAGAGACTTGCAGGAGTTCGGAAGAATTCGAAATGTGATAAAGTAAGGAATGTCCTTTTGGAGCTTCCTGATCTTGTTGTCTTTGATGAAGGGCACATACCACGCAACGATGATAGTCTTATTTGGATGGCCTTgtctaaaattaaaacagaAAGGCGCATCATTCTCTCCGGAACACCATTCCAGAATAATTTTACTGAGTTTTCTAATACACTAAGGTTGGCGAGGCCAAACTTTGCAGATGTATGTAAGTCTGGAGATAATGAATGCCCAGATAAGAAGCGTGGACGCCCGAAACATATCTCAAGAGGAAAATGGGACCTTTTGATTAGTTCCATTGACAGAACTTCTGAAAACTTGCCGGAAAGTCCGGAATTGAGAGAAATCAGAGCCTTGATCAGTCCGTTTGTGCATGTATACAGGGGCAACATTCTACGAGAGAAGCTTCCAGGGTTGAGGAAATCTATAGTTATACTACGACCAGCAGAGCTGCAGAAAAGGTATCTTGAAAGCATAGTAGGGAACAATTCTTTTGAAGTGGAATATGCTGAGTCCTTGATATCCGTACACCCTTCCCTGAAACTGAAATGTGATAAAGAAGATTTTGATACCGACAAGGAAATGTTAGAGAAGGTTAGATTGAATCCTGAACTAGGAGTGAAAATACAGTTTCTCCTGGAAATTATACGTCTGAGTGAAGCTTTGAATGAAAAAGTTTTGGTTTTCAGCCAATACATTGAACCATTGTCCTTTATAGATGAGAATCTTAAGTTTCATTTTAATTGGAATGAAGGGGTAGAGGTATTTCATATGGATGGAAAGCGTGATATAAAGAAGCGACAAGCATTGATAAATACATTTAACGATCCGACAAGTGAGGTTCGGGTGTTGCTTGCATCAACAAAGGCTTGCTCAGAAGGTATAAACCTTGTTGGGGCTTCAAGGGTAGTTTTACTTGATGTTGTATGGAATCCTTCAGTGGAAAGGCAAGCTGTATGCCGTGCATTTAGACTTGGGCAGAAAAAAGTTGTTTATGTGTATCATCTCATTACCTCTGGGACAAGGGAAGAGGAAAAATACAGTCgacaaatgaaaaaagatCGGTTGTCTGAGTTAGTTTTCTCTCCTGAACAGAGCAGTAATCAAGTAAAAGTATCATCCACAGATCTGGACGACAGAATTTTGGAAGCAGTTCTTCAACATGAAAagcttaaaaatatattcgaAAGGATAGCGTACCAATCAAAGCAGTCCAGCATGAATGGGAATTTTGGCTTGGCAGACTAG